From a single Leptidea sinapis chromosome 1, ilLepSina1.1, whole genome shotgun sequence genomic region:
- the LOC126968941 gene encoding BRISC and BRCA1-A complex member 1-like: MDTPESLSPQDKELSLSRDSVANKKDYNYAELREKALENFQKPNLPNINIPERIVICLDVCYDDQNSLYRLGDGTTFTPTAMYKRVLNFFIYSKYAINKKTEFALIVLKNSEACLLQGFTNNIKDIIGKIDYVNGEESNTSSFDFKNILTIIRDEIEVPEYEQSKCMIPPPFIIRMLILYGRSNCMPIIDQNDLYLKFLKKEMYVYIDILFAHEEECSAFKCEEIYDALQDLDNGYSYVFEVSRNAAKIHDCIAKLLAHPLQRPLQKNTNYSFESRG; the protein is encoded by the exons ATGGACACTCCTGAATCACTGAGCCCTCAGGATAAAGAGCTTTCATTATCGCG AGATTCAGTTGCGAATAAGAAGGATTACAATTATGCGGAGCTTCGTGAGAAAGcccttgaaaattttcaaaaacctAATCtacctaatataaatataccagAGAGAATAGTGATTTGCTTGGATGTTTGCTATGATGATCAAAATTCACTTTATCGTTTAGGTGATGGTACTACCTTCACTCCTACAGCTATGTATAAAAGAGtgcttaacttttttatttattccaaatatgctataaataaaaaaactgagtTTGCcttaattgttttaaagaatTCAGAGGCTTGTTTGTTACAAGGTTTCACCAATAATATTAAGGATATTATAGGCAAGATTGATTATGTTAATGGAGAGGAAAGTAACACATCCAGTtttgactttaaaaatatattaactattatAAGAGATGAAATTGAAGTACCTGAATATGAGCAATCTAAATGTATGATTCCCCCTCcatttattataagaatgtTAATTCTGTATGGTCGCTCAAACTGTATGCCAATAATTGACCAAAACGACTTATACTTGAAATTTTTGAAGAAGGAAATGTACGTTTACATTGACATTTTGTTTGCTCATGAAGAAGAATGTTCTGCCTTCAAATGTGAAGAAATATATGATGCACTCCAAGATCTAGACAATGGGTATTCTTATGTGTTTGAGGTATCCAGAAATGCTGCAAAAATTCATGATTGCATTGCAAAATTACTAGCACATCCCTTGCAACGGCCATTACAAAAAAACACCAACTATTCTTTTGAAAGCAGGGGTTAA